A genomic region of Candidatus Eisenbacteria bacterium contains the following coding sequences:
- a CDS encoding serine hydroxymethyltransferase: protein MTTGFGAAAAARREASLRSVDPEIDRAIRAEVGRQQSTLELIASENFVSEAVLEAMGSPLTNKYAEGYPGRRYYGGCEHVDVAESHAIERAKALFGAEHANVQPHAGAQANLAAYLALMPPGSTLLGMALAHGGHLTHGHKVSFSGILFKAVQYGLSPETGLLDYDQVAKLAREARPQVLVAGASAYPRFFDFPKLRAIADEVGAKFVFDMAHVAGLIAGGVHPNPIPYADVVTSTAHKTLRGPRSGFILCKKEYAKSVDKSVFPGMQGGPLMHMIAAKAVCFKEASTPEFRAYAKQVVANAKALAEGLSKRGYRLVTGGTDNHLLLVDLREAGFSGADGESALHEAGITVNKNAVPNDPRPPAVTSGIRIGSAAVTTRGLAESEFHHLAGWIDDALRHRGEPAALAKIRAQVEELCRAFPLYSNRTQ from the coding sequence ATGACAACCGGATTCGGCGCCGCCGCCGCGGCGCGGCGCGAGGCGTCGCTTCGGTCCGTCGACCCGGAGATCGACCGGGCGATCCGCGCCGAAGTCGGACGGCAGCAGAGCACGCTCGAGCTCATCGCCTCCGAGAACTTCGTGAGCGAGGCGGTGCTCGAAGCCATGGGCTCGCCCCTCACGAACAAGTACGCCGAGGGCTATCCGGGCCGGCGCTACTATGGTGGATGCGAGCATGTCGACGTGGCCGAGTCGCACGCGATCGAGCGCGCCAAGGCGCTCTTCGGCGCGGAGCACGCCAACGTGCAGCCGCACGCGGGCGCTCAGGCAAACCTCGCCGCCTATCTGGCGCTCATGCCTCCCGGATCCACCCTCCTCGGGATGGCGCTGGCGCACGGGGGGCACCTCACCCACGGCCACAAGGTGAGCTTCTCCGGAATTCTCTTCAAAGCCGTCCAATATGGCCTTTCACCCGAAACCGGGCTGCTCGACTACGATCAGGTGGCGAAGCTCGCCCGGGAGGCGAGGCCTCAGGTGCTCGTGGCCGGCGCGAGCGCGTACCCGCGATTCTTCGATTTCCCGAAGCTCCGCGCGATCGCGGACGAGGTCGGCGCGAAGTTCGTCTTCGACATGGCCCACGTCGCGGGGCTGATCGCGGGAGGCGTCCATCCGAATCCCATTCCCTACGCAGATGTCGTCACATCCACCGCGCACAAGACCCTGCGCGGGCCGCGCAGCGGATTCATTCTCTGCAAGAAGGAGTACGCGAAGTCGGTTGATAAATCGGTATTTCCGGGTATGCAGGGCGGCCCCCTGATGCACATGATTGCCGCCAAGGCGGTTTGCTTCAAGGAGGCGTCAACCCCGGAGTTCCGGGCCTATGCCAAGCAAGTGGTCGCGAACGCGAAGGCGCTCGCCGAGGGGCTCAGCAAACGGGGGTATCGGCTCGTCACGGGAGGAACCGACAATCACCTCCTTCTCGTCGACCTGCGCGAGGCCGGGTTTTCGGGGGCGGACGGGGAGTCGGCGCTTCATGAAGCGGGAATCACCGTGAACAAGAACGCGGTGCCGAACGACCCCAGGCCCCCTGCCGTCACGAGCGGGATCCGGATCGGGTCCGCGGCGGTCACCACGCGCGGGCTGGCGGAGAGCGAGTTCCACCACCTGGCGGGTTGGATCGACGACGCGCTCCGGCACCGGGGGGAGCCCGCCGCCCTCGCGAAGATCCGCGCCCAGGTCGAGGAGCTCTGCCGGGCCTTCCCGCTTTACTCGAATCGGACTCAATAA
- a CDS encoding branched-chain amino acid transaminase, whose protein sequence is MARESSGLIWMNGKFVAYEDAKIHVLSHVVHYGSSVFEGIRAYATPGGTAIFRLDRHVQRMLDSCKIARLECPYGYDELMDAIRDTVRRNGGGACYIRPVVYRGFKTLGVNPTGVPIDVAIATLNWGKYLGKDALDHGISVRVSSWQRQAPNTFPAMAKTGANYLNSQLIKLEAVADGYEEGIALDVFGYVAEGSGENIFLVRGETLHTPTIANAILPGVTRDCILTLGREMGLEVREEQIPREMLYISDEVFFTGTAAEITPITRVDRIPVGTGEVGPITRKLQKAFFDIVEGRVRDRFGWLFPVEARGKVQRAAKKAR, encoded by the coding sequence ATGGCGCGTGAATCGAGCGGCCTGATCTGGATGAACGGGAAGTTCGTGGCGTACGAGGATGCGAAAATCCACGTCCTCTCCCACGTCGTGCACTACGGCTCGAGCGTGTTCGAAGGGATTCGGGCGTACGCCACACCGGGCGGCACGGCGATCTTCCGCCTCGACCGCCACGTGCAGCGCATGCTCGACTCCTGCAAGATCGCGCGGCTCGAGTGTCCTTACGGGTATGACGAGCTGATGGACGCGATCCGGGACACCGTTCGCAGGAACGGCGGCGGGGCGTGCTATATCCGGCCTGTGGTGTACCGGGGCTTCAAGACGCTGGGCGTGAATCCGACCGGCGTTCCGATCGACGTCGCAATCGCGACGTTGAACTGGGGGAAGTACCTCGGCAAAGACGCGCTGGACCACGGCATCTCGGTCAGGGTCTCCTCGTGGCAGCGGCAGGCGCCGAACACTTTCCCGGCGATGGCGAAGACCGGCGCCAATTACCTGAACAGCCAGCTGATCAAGCTCGAGGCGGTCGCCGACGGCTACGAAGAGGGAATCGCGCTCGACGTGTTCGGCTACGTCGCCGAAGGGAGTGGCGAGAATATCTTCCTCGTCCGCGGCGAGACCCTCCACACGCCGACGATCGCGAATGCAATCCTCCCTGGGGTCACGCGCGACTGCATCCTCACCCTGGGGCGCGAGATGGGGCTCGAAGTGCGGGAGGAGCAAATCCCGCGCGAGATGCTCTACATTTCGGACGAGGTGTTCTTCACGGGAACCGCCGCCGAGATCACGCCGATCACGAGGGTCGACAGGATCCCCGTCGGCACCGGAGAGGTTGGCCCCATCACGCGAAAGCTGCAGAAGGCGTTCTTCGATATCGTGGAAGGCCGCGTACGCGACCGCTTCGGCTGGCTCTTCCCGGTGGAAGCGCGCGGAAAAGTCCAGCGCGCGGCGAAGAAGGCGCGGTAG
- a CDS encoding low molecular weight protein arginine phosphatase, translating to MYQVLVICTGNTCRSPMAEGILRSLLPKDLADVTRVVSAGTGATEGAPATHLAVEVCAAIGVDLSSHRSAPLTAGLIRASDLVLGMEPQHVEYARGLAPEAADRVHLITEKGAASANRAPEGVLDPMGGSADQYRDTFNRIRSHLLEWIPVIRESVERREGVRRSSGP from the coding sequence ATGTACCAAGTCCTGGTGATTTGCACGGGGAACACGTGCCGCAGTCCGATGGCTGAGGGAATCTTGCGATCGCTCCTCCCGAAAGACCTCGCCGATGTGACGCGCGTCGTCTCCGCCGGCACCGGCGCCACCGAAGGCGCCCCCGCAACGCATCTCGCGGTGGAGGTCTGCGCCGCGATCGGGGTGGACCTCTCCTCGCACCGCTCGGCTCCGCTCACCGCCGGGCTCATCCGCGCATCGGATCTGGTCCTGGGCATGGAGCCGCAGCACGTCGAGTACGCGCGGGGGCTCGCGCCTGAGGCGGCGGATCGAGTCCACCTCATCACGGAGAAAGGCGCGGCGTCCGCCAACCGGGCCCCCGAGGGAGTCCTCGACCCGATGGGCGGGAGCGCCGACCAGTATCGTGACACGTTCAACAGGATTCGCAGCCACCTCTTGGAATGGATTCCGGTGATCCGAGAATCGGTCGAGCGACGCGAGGGCGTGCGGCGCTCGAGCGGACCATGA